TGAGAAGCTCGCGTGCCGACTCTTTAACCTCATCCCCCTTTACCATGGGATTATCCTTACCAGTTATGATCTTCAGCTTTCTTTCAATCTGCGGAACACGAATATTTGTTGTCTTAACTCGAGATCCACCTTTGCCAAGATCTTCTACAGATAAACCAATTGCAGACAAATCGATATCATTTATGGTTACCTCCTTCAAGGGCTTCTTCTTTGCTTTCATGATACCGGGAAGTGAAGCGTACCTGGGCTCGTTCATTCCATCCGGACAGGTGATTAGTGCAGGTAGCGGTACCTCAACGACAACATGACCACCATCGATCTCCTTCTGACACGTTATCCTCTTTTGATCCGGATCAATCTGTATTATCTTACTGACGAGCGCCACATGTGGTATACCTAGCTCCTCTGCAATATGAATCCCGACCTGGACCGACTCCTGGTCTATGATCTTAAATCCGGTGAATACCAAATCGTATTCACCGAGCTTCTTTATCTCACTGGCAATAACCTTCCCGATGGCATAATTGTCTGAAGATCCAAAGTTATCGTCTTTTATATGAACAGCGCTGTCCGCACCCATGGCAAGTCCAGTACGAATTGCCTCTGCCACCCTTGCCGGACCCATCGTGACCAGTGTCACCTCCCCACCAAATTTCTCCTTTATCCTGAGGGCCTCTTCAACAGCAAATTCATCATAAGGGTTTAAAACCCATTTCATGGATGATGTGTCTATAGCGTCCCCGCTCGAAGCAACACTTATCTTAGCCTCAGTGTCTTGAGTCTGACTGATAACCACCACTATTTTCACTTTCTTTCCCTCCTTATATTTTTTTAGGAGCGCTTTGAACCTGTATGATCACACAGACAACATGACTTTTTAGGGTTCAAAGCGAGCATAAGTTTATCATCCATCCTATGCTTTTCAATAAAAAGTTGTATATTCCTTATCCCAGACAATAAATACAACACTAGTATTTACCGTTAGCAGCTTTGGTAATAAACCTTAAAATACGGTACGGATGAATTTTGTTGAGAATTCAAAAGCACTAACTTAAAAATTGCTTGGTTGTTTGAAGGCTATTAGAATAACCATTTAGCCTATTTTGTCAAACAGTATAGTTAGCAAGATTTTATTCAGAAAAGGAAGGGAAAAAATGCATAGGAACCAAATAAACAACGAAAAAACGAACACGAGATCTAAAAACAAAAATCAATTCATGTCATTCATTCAGGATCGTATATTCATCGAGGGTCCTCATTCAAGGCTACAGGAGTTATGGTTCATTATACGAGTCATGACCGAATTTTTAAAAGGTTTCCGAAAACTTCATTTCGTTGGACCGTGTGTAACGGTTTTTGGCTCAGCCCGCTTCGATGAAAATCATCATTATTATAAGCTGGCTCGATATCTAGGGAATAAACTGGCCAAATTGGGTCTCACCGTGATAACAGGAGGCGGACCTGGAATCATGGAGGCAGCTAATCGAGGCGCTAAGGATGCAGGCGGAAGATCAGTAGGATGCAATATTAGTCTACCTATTGAACAGAAGCACAATCCATATTTAGATTTTTTTGTTACGTTTGATTATTTCTTCGTAAGAAAGGTTTTGCTATTTAAATATTCCTATGCATTTGTTGTTCTACCTGGTGGTGTAGGTACAATGGATGAATTCTTTGAAGCAATTACGCTTATCCAGACAAAAAAGATCCTGAGTTTCCCTGTAGTGCTAATTGGCAAAGAATACTTCGAACCATTGATGGGATTTCTGAAAATAATGATCGAAGAAGGAACTATTAACGCAAATGATCTTGAACTGATGCTCTTAACCGATTCGGTAGAAGAGGCTATATCACACTTACAAAAACATGCAGTGGATAAATTTTCTCTAGATCTCAGAAAGATACCCACGCCATCCAAGCTTCTTGGCGAACAAAACCCTATGTCTTGATTTATAAAACGTCTTCATAGAGAAATCGGTGTTAAATACTGCTCTCCTGATATTTGTTATTTTGACCTGGGGATACTCGTGGGTACTAATGAAGGTTGGTCTCAACTATATGGAACCATTCACATTCGCTACCTGGAGATGCGCTATTGGTGGCCTTGCAATAATCCCATTTTTGTACGTGAAGGGAATTGCCTTTCCTAAAAGAGAAAAATTGCTTGATTACGTATTCGTTGGATTATTCCAGACGACTATAATGTTTGGTTTTATGTTATACGGGATGAAATTCGTCACGGCAGGAAAAACAGCGGTTCTTCTCTACACCATGCCCGTTTGGACCATGCTGCTCATCCACTATTATTTGAAAGAAAAATTAAATCGATCACAATGGGGAGGAATAGCAAGC
Above is a window of Thermodesulfobacteriota bacterium DNA encoding:
- a CDS encoding electron transfer flavoprotein subunit beta/FixA family protein, with protein sequence MKIVVVISQTQDTEAKISVASSGDAIDTSSMKWVLNPYDEFAVEEALRIKEKFGGEVTLVTMGPARVAEAIRTGLAMGADSAVHIKDDNFGSSDNYAIGKVIASEIKKLGEYDLVFTGFKIIDQESVQVGIHIAEELGIPHVALVSKIIQIDPDQKRITCQKEIDGGHVVVEVPLPALITCPDGMNEPRYASLPGIMKAKKKPLKEVTINDIDLSAIGLSVEDLGKGGSRVKTTNIRVPQIERKLKIITGKDNPMVKGDEVKESARELLRLLREEAKVI
- a CDS encoding TIGR00730 family Rossman fold protein; the protein is MSFIQDRIFIEGPHSRLQELWFIIRVMTEFLKGFRKLHFVGPCVTVFGSARFDENHHYYKLARYLGNKLAKLGLTVITGGGPGIMEAANRGAKDAGGRSVGCNISLPIEQKHNPYLDFFVTFDYFFVRKVLLFKYSYAFVVLPGGVGTMDEFFEAITLIQTKKILSFPVVLIGKEYFEPLMGFLKIMIEEGTINANDLELMLLTDSVEEAISHLQKHAVDKFSLDLRKIPTPSKLLGEQNPMS